Below is a genomic region from Raphanus sativus cultivar WK10039 chromosome 4, ASM80110v3, whole genome shotgun sequence.
ATTCAGCGAACCGATAAAGAAGCAGCTGACGATGAGCGACGTGGAGATTGGTCAAGGCAGGCTCATGTTAGGGAAGCAGCAAGTGCAGAAGAAGATGCTTCCTCTCTTGGAACATTCTGAGCTTCCGCAAGCGACAGAGGGGCTTGACGTTTCGGTGTACGGACCAAACGGGAAGGTTCAAACGATGAAGTTCAAGATGTGGAGCGATGACACGCCTGTATTGACTTCGGGGTGGAACGATTTCGTGGACAAATATAAACTCAAGAAGCATCGTGATTTTCTCACTATTTGGATGTTTAGGCATAGAGTCACTCGTGGGATTTGCTTTGCTATTGACAGGACTAGGTTTCCTGTAACGGGACCTCTGAGTTTGAGGATCTTGAAGTCTGTCTTCCCGAATCCAAattaattagggtttttagtCGTTTGTcggtttgtgtgtgtgtttttttttggtaattagAAGAGAGGATGGTACAAAAGAGATTTTAGGCTTGTCAACTTATAATAAAAGGTCCTTTACAAGGCTTTGTTGAGGCTGCCTTCAAGGATTATGATTAGAGATTTTTGTGTATGtttaattatggtttttattttgttcattcatgaaaaaaacaaattattgtgGAAGTCTCTTTGATTcgaaattttttaatatatatgcaCCATAAAGTTGGAGTCAGAGCTTCatatagaagaaaaagaaaagggtacaaataaattcaatcagactgattttgataaaaatgtaaagaaatttgtttttctctttctctataGCTTTCCTATTAGTACATCACATTGAATCAATATTATAGAATATCCTGAACATAGTGCAAATAGAACTGTTAAATTTTTATGATGCGGTTTAATGCGATGCAAGTACAATTACCATGGTGTAAGTGACATCAAACgtaaattttcataaaacatGTATACTTATAAATTTGATACATGTATAGTTCTTATGGAGtctttttgtaataattaaatttaatactTTGTAATAGCAAATTAGTGCTAAGAGATTATAAAATGGTGTTGATTATGGGGGTTTTAGATCTGGCCATGTGGCCATGCAGAGACCACAATATTAATCACATAATAACTCAAATTCGATATGTCCCCTAATATctttattatatactaatatctttattatatttttggttgacatccagtaaataaattttattgattcGTCTCTGATCTGGACCACTACACCGGATTGGATTTTGACATAGATGTTTTTCATTCAAAAACATCGTAACACAGCCATGTCCAATATATATACACAGCTAAAAATTTAGTGGCTTTGCAATCTTGTTTAGTCCAAGCATACTTATCAACACATTTTCCACTGCACGCTAGGAGCTGTTGGAGATTCCAACTATCTGGATTCAGGGATTTGCGATGATGTCCAGCACGACCTTGGTATGCCTTGCTTTTCAAACCATTCGGGCATGTGGAATCTATCATAAAGAGCTCGTCTAACATCGTCTTCTTCTGAAAGTTGCTTAAGAAGCGGGAGAATAATGTCCAGTAGCTTCAACATGTAGTGCGTTCTCATTAGATTCCAAATGGGATGATATAACGTTCTCAAATATTATTAGGATCAGAAGACTTAAAATACCTGAGTATCATGTGGCTGTTCTGCGGAAAACGGAACACATGGAATCCCATTTAGAGGTTGCAATAGAAAACTGTAAGGATTGTTGTCTACTATAACTGTCCTACACATATTCTTTGATGTGCATAGTAAATCCTTCACGTGGTCTCGATATTGCCTGTTATTCGGAAAACGAAAGCACAAAAGTATATAAATgacaataatattatttaccaaATGAAGGCTATTCAGATGATCAACTTACGTGCTGACGGTACAAGGTCGATAAAGCCTGTCGTTTAAGACATGTTTGGTATCTATTTTGTCCACAAGCGGTCTTGCATAATCTGCAGATGCAAGggatatattataaacactGAGCGAGAAGAGAGAGTTAGAAAACAAGAAAGACTAGTATATAACTCAAGGAACCTTCAAGACCAGCGGTAAATACAATAAGATGTGCAAACTGGCTGAGATTCTCTAAGAACTCGTGCAACCCTGGACGCTCAAACACCGTAACATAATTGATTTTAGGCTCCCCATTGCATTCCTGTCAGGGCAGAGAAGTTTGCACATGAACAAATAAAATTGAATGACTTAAAAGTACAAGAAGCATTTGTTATGTAGAGAGAACCTTGGTTGATGATATGCACTCCAGCTCAAACCACTTCAGTCCAGCTTCAATAGCTTGTGTACGTAAATTATCAGGTAGACTAGACGTCTCATACGCACTAACCAATGTCTCATCCAAGTCCAGAACTACCTGTAAATCGATGTTCTAATCTCAGACTACTTAAACATTATCTTAATTGAGTTTcctcattattatttttaatataaataccATATAGTCGACTAGGCTGGTCCTGAGATCTATGGACTAATAgtcttattaatatatttttgatcagTTTGGGgttcaaataaatttatagtaCTATATTACTGAGGCCTGGGAAAATGTGTTCTCCTTATGTGGATAACTAGCCCTATCTTAATCTACCGTATAATATTGGCAGCACTTTGACATGTCAGTAATGCATCAAAGCAAGAATTTAAAAGCTTCTTCCCTCTGTTACAATATTACTTAAAAACCAACTAGATGTTCTACAAGATTGATGTAGATAGAGACAGAGAATATAGTCACATGCTTGCTTATACTCATATTAGAGAATCATTATAGCCTACAAGACATGCCAGAGGGCAAAAACAGAGAGTATACCGTGAGTCTATGGATGCTGCCGACTTCTCCTTCGCTAGAAGTTCTTCCGGAGGAGATTTCTATGGTGGTGACGGGTGGTTCCGCCGCCATCTCCGGTAACTCGATGACTGGCAATGGTTTAAACCCGTCGGAGATGGCtttagaagagagaagaggatGGGGAGCGAGGGGACGGAGGATCTTAAGAAAGAACTGGTAGAAAAAACCGAGCCAGTTGACAAAAACATTCCACAGTTGAAGCGACGACCGTGGCCAGTAGACAAGATCGGCTTGGTTCAGTTCCGACATGACTTGGACCGGTTCGATCCACGACGGTGACTAACAAAGCTTGTTGGTTGATACGAAGAACCTGAGGAGAGGAAGCAAGAGGAGACAATCAAAGTTTGGGCTCTCACTTTgggttttcttctctttttcagCGAAACGTCtttgcatttttattttatttttttatttacttggGTTTCTGTGATTCACGCGCTGTTTTAAGAGGCTGAGGACAACGGCGAATGAAATATGAGGAGAGTATGGAGGTGGAAACACGCGCGGGTTGGTGAGGGTCGGAGATATTTGGAAGAAGAGACAGATTTAAAAGAGAAGAAAGCGCTGCGCTCAATTCCCTTTGGAACTTTCCTTTTGTGGGCCCCCTTTCTCTGTAAGAGCTGAACCGGAtttatttcggtttggtttgacTTAGAATCGGTTCAACTTGAGTgcgtggatttttttttgtgttatctGAAGCTCTAATTAAATGATTTGTTAATAACAAGAGTAAAGTT
It encodes:
- the LOC108835989 gene encoding putative B3 domain-containing protein At4g03170, with translation MATSKEETTSVVITREDREAAEILIELSQDTRYQPIEEEDAARSSTLLLQQISKKKNKKKKQVTKSPQKSCSFKAEEKQHSRKDDKLSKKGTKRKREVDDTDETLRILQEWNRTKPVPVEELFKGDADVAELFSEPIKKQLTMSDVEIGQGRLMLGKQQVQKKMLPLLEHSELPQATEGLDVSVYGPNGKVQTMKFKMWSDDTPVLTSGWNDFVDKYKLKKHRDFLTIWMFRHRVTRGICFAIDRTRFPVTGPLSLRILKSVFPNPN
- the LOC108835988 gene encoding uncharacterized protein LOC108835988 is translated as MSELNQADLVYWPRSSLQLWNVFVNWLGFFYQFFLKILRPLAPHPLLSSKAISDGFKPLPVIELPEMAAEPPVTTIEISSGRTSSEGEVGSIHRLTVVLDLDETLVSAYETSSLPDNLRTQAIEAGLKWFELECISSTKECNGEPKINYVTVFERPGLHEFLENLSQFAHLIVFTAGLEDYARPLVDKIDTKHVLNDRLYRPCTVSTQYRDHVKDLLCTSKNMCRTVIVDNNPYSFLLQPLNGIPCVPFSAEQPHDTQLLDIILPLLKQLSEEDDVRRALYDRFHMPEWFEKQGIPRSCWTSSQIPESR